In Deltaproteobacteria bacterium, the DNA window GACAGGGATTGGGTCCCGTGGGCCAAGGCCAGAAGCAGCAGGAGCAGGGCCGGCTCGGCCAGGGTGGAAAAGGCCGCCTCGCGTGAAGCGCCCATGCCCTCGAATGCCGACCCGGTGTCCAGGGCGGCCAGGATCAGGCCCACCCGGCCAAGGGCGAGCAGATAGACGAAGAGGATCGCATCCCCGTCAAAGGAGACCAGAGCCGGGGCCCCGGCCCAGGGCATGAGCGTCAGGGCCGCCAGCACCGCCACCAGGGAGACGATGGGGCCCGCCCGAAAGACCCAGCTGGTCGTCCGGCTGTAGACCGCGCCCTTGGACAAAAGCTTGCGCAGGTCGAAATACATCTGCAAAAGGGGCCTGCCCTTGCGGCCGCCGAACATGGCCTTGACCCGGTTGATCAGGCCGAACAGGAAGGGGGCCAGCAACAGCCCCAGCGGGAACAGCAGCGACGATACGGAATTCATGGCTAACCCGCCCTCATGGCCAGCAGAACGGCCAGGGCCCCGATCAGAGAGAGGATGTAGAGG includes these proteins:
- a CDS encoding hydrogenase — translated: MNSVSSLLFPLGLLLAPFLFGLINRVKAMFGGRKGRPLLQMYFDLRKLLSKGAVYSRTTSWVFRAGPIVSLVAVLAALTLMPWAGAPALVSFDGDAILFVYLLALGRVGLILAALDTGSAFEGMGASREAAFSTLAEPALLLLLLALAHGTQSLSLSGMFAPGGMPGENLDMAVLLLASVGLFILALLENCRIPFDDPNTHLELTMIHEVMVLDHSGPDLALIEFGSAVKFWALGALLMNVLVQGLAVGQGAAAVIGLGIMFGLALAVGVVESTMARLRLTTVPRLIAMAVSCAVLSVILVWI